The Actinomycetota bacterium sequence GCCTTGACCGCCTTCCTGAGGTAGAGCTCGCTCTCCTCGCGGTCCCCCCGCTGCAGCGCGGCGTCGAACTTCTTGATGTAGGTCTTTATCTCCGACTTGCGCGACCTGTTGCGCATGCGCCTTCTCTCCGCCTGGCGCATCCTCTTTTCCTGTTGCTTTATGTTCGGCAAATCCTCTCCTCCTTTCCCAAACAGCGCAAATTGTAGCACAAGCGCCGCG is a genomic window containing:
- the rpsT gene encoding 30S ribosomal protein S20; the protein is MPNIKQQEKRMRQAERRRMRNRSRKSEIKTYIKKFDAALQRGDREESELYLRKAVKALDKAAGDGIIHRNKAANHKSRLMRRFNRAL